A region of Stegostoma tigrinum isolate sSteTig4 chromosome 3, sSteTig4.hap1, whole genome shotgun sequence DNA encodes the following proteins:
- the irf2b gene encoding interferon regulatory factor 2 isoform X1 — MPVERMRMRPWLEEQINSNKIPGLKWLNKEKMIFQIPWMHAARHGWDVEKDAPLFKNWAVHTGKYHHGVDKPDPKTWKANFRCAMNSLPDIEEVKDRSIKKGSNAYRVYRMLPATEKPNKKGKKSKGEKEETSKPAKWKTPSFPFEENQVLINSHGLYANSNTVVKEDAQVHSTVGSHMELGCSPSHSVLEEPMIVSNPPDVCQVIEVTTECDDQPISTSQLYPLQISPVSSYAVESETDSVGTDEEPDEVTESTNQDQSQWQQSNIEGKEFLSNIGMNTAFSPPAGPTVTSSNFSFKLLTNGSEKAPIYTSATCSSLSVSISTSPVPSQQASLKHRVAENRATVIVKTSDLTRGKN; from the exons ATGCCAGTGGAGAGAATGCGCATGCGTCCATGGCTAGAAGAACAAATAAATTCAAATAAAATACCTGGTTTGAAATGGCTGAACAAG GAGAAGATGATTTTTCAGATTCCCTGGATGCATGCTGCTCGACATGGATGGGACGTAGAGAAGGACGCCCCATTATTTAAAAACTGGGCAGTTCATACAG GAAAATACCATCATGGTGTAGACAAACCTGACCCTAAGACATGGAAGGCCAACTTCCGCTGTGCCATGAACTCATTACCCGACATAGAAGAAGTAAAGGACAGAAGTATCAAAAAGGGGAGTAATGCATACAGAGTGTACAGAATGCTACCAGCCACTGAAAAACCAAATAAAAAAG GAAAGAAATCAAAAGGGGAAAAGGAAGAAACAAGTAAACCAGCCAAG TGGAAAACACCAAGTTTTCCTTTCGAAGAAAATCAAGTATTGATAAACAGTCATGGTCTCTACGCAAACTCCAATACTGTAGTCAAAGAAGATGCACAAGTTCACAGCACTGTGGGCAGTCATATGG AACTTGGATGTTCTCCAAGTCATAGCGTACTGGAAGAACCCATGATTGTCAGCAATCCTCCCGACGTCTGCCAAGTTATAGAAGTGACCACAGAATGTGATGACCAACCTATCAGCACAAGCCAGCTGTACCCATTACAGATCTCCCCAGTCTCCTCCTATGCAG TAGAAAGTGAAACGGATAGCGTTGGAACTGATGAAGAACCTGATGAG GTGACTGAGAGCACAAACCAAGACCAATCACAGTGGCAGCAGAGCAACATCGAAGGCAAGGAGTTTCTGAGCAACATCGGCATGAACACTGCGTTTTCCCCACCTGCAGGCCCCACTGTGACCTCCAGCAACTTCAGCTTCAAACTCCTGACCAATGGCTCTGAGAAAGCACCCATTTACACCTCTGCCACATGCTCCAGCCTGTCAgtcagcatctccacatcacctGTGCCATCGCAGCAAGCCTCTTTAAAACACCGTGTGGCTGAAAACCGAGCGACTGTCATCGTGAAGACATCGGACTTAACCCGAGGCAAGAACTGA
- the irf2b gene encoding interferon regulatory factor 2 isoform X2 translates to MPVERMRMRPWLEEQINSNKIPGLKWLNKEKMIFQIPWMHAARHGWDVEKDAPLFKNWAVHTGKYHHGVDKPDPKTWKANFRCAMNSLPDIEEVKDRSIKKGSNAYRVYRMLPATEKPNKKGKKSKGEKEETSKPAKWKTPSFPFEENQVLINSHGLYANSNTVVKEDAQVHSTVGSHMELGCSPSHSVLEEPMIVSNPPDVCQVIEVTTECDDQPISTSQLYPLQISPVSSYAESETDSVGTDEEPDEVTESTNQDQSQWQQSNIEGKEFLSNIGMNTAFSPPAGPTVTSSNFSFKLLTNGSEKAPIYTSATCSSLSVSISTSPVPSQQASLKHRVAENRATVIVKTSDLTRGKN, encoded by the exons ATGCCAGTGGAGAGAATGCGCATGCGTCCATGGCTAGAAGAACAAATAAATTCAAATAAAATACCTGGTTTGAAATGGCTGAACAAG GAGAAGATGATTTTTCAGATTCCCTGGATGCATGCTGCTCGACATGGATGGGACGTAGAGAAGGACGCCCCATTATTTAAAAACTGGGCAGTTCATACAG GAAAATACCATCATGGTGTAGACAAACCTGACCCTAAGACATGGAAGGCCAACTTCCGCTGTGCCATGAACTCATTACCCGACATAGAAGAAGTAAAGGACAGAAGTATCAAAAAGGGGAGTAATGCATACAGAGTGTACAGAATGCTACCAGCCACTGAAAAACCAAATAAAAAAG GAAAGAAATCAAAAGGGGAAAAGGAAGAAACAAGTAAACCAGCCAAG TGGAAAACACCAAGTTTTCCTTTCGAAGAAAATCAAGTATTGATAAACAGTCATGGTCTCTACGCAAACTCCAATACTGTAGTCAAAGAAGATGCACAAGTTCACAGCACTGTGGGCAGTCATATGG AACTTGGATGTTCTCCAAGTCATAGCGTACTGGAAGAACCCATGATTGTCAGCAATCCTCCCGACGTCTGCCAAGTTATAGAAGTGACCACAGAATGTGATGACCAACCTATCAGCACAAGCCAGCTGTACCCATTACAGATCTCCCCAGTCTCCTCCTATGCAG AAAGTGAAACGGATAGCGTTGGAACTGATGAAGAACCTGATGAG GTGACTGAGAGCACAAACCAAGACCAATCACAGTGGCAGCAGAGCAACATCGAAGGCAAGGAGTTTCTGAGCAACATCGGCATGAACACTGCGTTTTCCCCACCTGCAGGCCCCACTGTGACCTCCAGCAACTTCAGCTTCAAACTCCTGACCAATGGCTCTGAGAAAGCACCCATTTACACCTCTGCCACATGCTCCAGCCTGTCAgtcagcatctccacatcacctGTGCCATCGCAGCAAGCCTCTTTAAAACACCGTGTGGCTGAAAACCGAGCGACTGTCATCGTGAAGACATCGGACTTAACCCGAGGCAAGAACTGA
- the irf2b gene encoding interferon regulatory factor 2 isoform X3 yields the protein MAEQGKYHHGVDKPDPKTWKANFRCAMNSLPDIEEVKDRSIKKGSNAYRVYRMLPATEKPNKKGKKSKGEKEETSKPAKWKTPSFPFEENQVLINSHGLYANSNTVVKEDAQVHSTVGSHMELGCSPSHSVLEEPMIVSNPPDVCQVIEVTTECDDQPISTSQLYPLQISPVSSYAVESETDSVGTDEEPDEVTESTNQDQSQWQQSNIEGKEFLSNIGMNTAFSPPAGPTVTSSNFSFKLLTNGSEKAPIYTSATCSSLSVSISTSPVPSQQASLKHRVAENRATVIVKTSDLTRGKN from the exons ATGGCTGAACAAG GAAAATACCATCATGGTGTAGACAAACCTGACCCTAAGACATGGAAGGCCAACTTCCGCTGTGCCATGAACTCATTACCCGACATAGAAGAAGTAAAGGACAGAAGTATCAAAAAGGGGAGTAATGCATACAGAGTGTACAGAATGCTACCAGCCACTGAAAAACCAAATAAAAAAG GAAAGAAATCAAAAGGGGAAAAGGAAGAAACAAGTAAACCAGCCAAG TGGAAAACACCAAGTTTTCCTTTCGAAGAAAATCAAGTATTGATAAACAGTCATGGTCTCTACGCAAACTCCAATACTGTAGTCAAAGAAGATGCACAAGTTCACAGCACTGTGGGCAGTCATATGG AACTTGGATGTTCTCCAAGTCATAGCGTACTGGAAGAACCCATGATTGTCAGCAATCCTCCCGACGTCTGCCAAGTTATAGAAGTGACCACAGAATGTGATGACCAACCTATCAGCACAAGCCAGCTGTACCCATTACAGATCTCCCCAGTCTCCTCCTATGCAG TAGAAAGTGAAACGGATAGCGTTGGAACTGATGAAGAACCTGATGAG GTGACTGAGAGCACAAACCAAGACCAATCACAGTGGCAGCAGAGCAACATCGAAGGCAAGGAGTTTCTGAGCAACATCGGCATGAACACTGCGTTTTCCCCACCTGCAGGCCCCACTGTGACCTCCAGCAACTTCAGCTTCAAACTCCTGACCAATGGCTCTGAGAAAGCACCCATTTACACCTCTGCCACATGCTCCAGCCTGTCAgtcagcatctccacatcacctGTGCCATCGCAGCAAGCCTCTTTAAAACACCGTGTGGCTGAAAACCGAGCGACTGTCATCGTGAAGACATCGGACTTAACCCGAGGCAAGAACTGA